The Humulus lupulus chromosome 4, drHumLupu1.1, whole genome shotgun sequence genome has a window encoding:
- the LOC133830904 gene encoding uncharacterized protein LOC133830904, with translation MEEERLDFVLVPLGLFLMGIYHLWLFFTIRSHPRKTVIGLNAQSRHQWVSSMMSDPLKNGVLAVQTIRNNIMASTLLATTAITLSSLIGVFVSSFSNSGDKVSASVIVYGNKSPTLSAIKYFSILLCFLVAFLCNVQSIRYYAHVSFLVTVPTWKDRKDSMEYVGRNLNRGSFFWSLGLRAFYFSFPLFLWIFGPIPMFVCSFIMAFVLYFLDTTTTITRKLHSHSFKEDQRNNSVEAAGNLV, from the exons ATGGAAGAGGAGAGATTGGACTTTGTTCTTGTTCCATTGGGCCTCTTTTTGATGGGAATTTACCACCTTTGGTTGTTCTTCACTATTCGTAGCCATCCCAGAAAAACCGTTATTGGTCTCAATGCTCAGTCTCGCCACCAATGGGTCTCTTCAATGATGTCT GACCCTTTGAAGAATGGCGTTTTGGCAGTTCAAACAATACGCAATAACATCATGGCATCTACACTTTTGGCAACAACAGCAATCACTCTCAGTTCACTGATTGGTGTATTTGTTAGCAGCTTTTCGAACTCTGGTGACAAAGTATCTGCATCGGTAATAGTTTATGGCAACAAGTCTCCTACTCTTTCTGCAATCAAGTACTTTTCCATCTTGCTATGTTTCCTAGTTGCATTTCTTTGCAATGTACAGTCTATAAGATACTATGCCCATGTAAGTTTCTTGGTGACTGTGCCGACTTGGAAAGATAGGAAAGACTCTATGGAGTATGTTGGAAGGAATTTGAACCGAGGAAGCTTCTTTTGGTCTCTTGGACTGCGAGCATTCTATTTCTCTTTTCCTCTCTTTCTCTGGATCTTTGGGCCTATACCCATGTTTGTTTGCTCCTTCATAATGGCATTTGTTCTCTATTTCTTGGACACAACCACTACTATTACAAGGAAGCTTCATAGTCACTCATTTAAAGAGGATCAGAGAAACAATAGCGTGGAAGCAGCTGGTAATCTAGTGTAA